The Bosea sp. 685 DNA window TCGAGAGCCAAACACGCCCTGCAGCAAGGCCGGCAGGTAGACATCGACATCAAGCTGCGGCCAGAACAGGCCAAGCCCAGCCGGGCTGATCTCGATCTCAGCCAGATGATCAGCCGAGGCCTCTGCAAGACCCTCGATCCTTCGCACCGGTATCGCAAGCTGGATATCGGTGTTCAGCTTCAAGACGATTCGCGAGCTCCGCCGATCGTAGCGGGCCGAGACGACATG harbors:
- a CDS encoding DUF2442 domain-containing protein, which codes for MKLNTDIQLAIPVRRIEGLAEASADHLAEIEISPAGLGLFWPQLDVDVYLPALLQGVFGSRKWMAAQLGASGGRMRSEPKTAAARQNGQKGGRPRKISAA